In Actinomycetota bacterium, the sequence CGCGCTGGGGCCGTCCGGCGGCCACGGCGGCACCACGGCGCGGCATGTGCGTCCACACGACGTCGGGCGGGGTGTGGGCACCGACGTCGCCGGGCGACAGGTGGGCGATGCCGTCGAGGAAGGCGAGCAACCACCCGAGGTCGGGTGCTTCGCCGAAGTGGGACACCACCGTGCACGGATCGAACCCGACCGCAATCGCCCACTCGGCCTCGAGCAGCTCGACGATCTCGCGGCACAGCAGCTCGAGGCGGCGATCGGGGTGCTCGCCGACGAGCTGAGCGGCGATGCCGAGCGCCATCACCCCGTGCTCGGCGGGTTCTGCCGTCACCAGGCGGACGTTCTCCACGGCCACGTCGTCGACCTGGCCGATCTCGGCCACGAGCAGGTCGAGCAGGTCTTCCGACGGCAGCGCGACGACGAGGTCATCGACTGCCCGGCCGGCACCGCGCTCGAGGATCTCGATACCCACCACGTCGCCGCGCACCCCCCCGATGCGGCTGGCCACCTGCCCGAGCGCGCCCGGACGGTCCGGCAACCACACTCGCACGACGTAGACCGGCACGGCGGCGAACCTACCGCCGCCTCGTTGCCGCAGGGGTCACCTGCGCGTGAAGTCCGTGTGAAGTGCGCTGCGGGCGCCTCAGGCGAGCTTGGGCAGGCCGCGCTTCAGGTTGCGCACGCCCTGGGCGATGCGCTGCTCGTTCTCGATCAGCGCGAACCGCACGAAGCCCTCGCCGCCGGGGCCGAAGCCCACGCCCGGAGAGAGGGCGACCTCGCACTCGCGGACCACCGTCGAGCAGAACTCGACCGAATCCATCTCGGCGTAGGGCTCGGGGATGGAGGCCCACACGAACATCGACCCCTGGGGCTTCGGGATCTCCCACCCGATCCGGGTCAGCCCGTCGATGAGCGCGTCACGACGGGCCTCGTAGATGGCGCACACCTCGGCGGGGTACTCGGGGGCTTCGTTCATCGTGACCGTCGCCGCGATCTGGATCGGCTGGAAGGCGCCGTAGTCGAGGTAGCTCTTCAGCTTCACGAGCGCCTGCACGACCTCGGCGTTGCCGACCATGAACGCGCAGCGCCAGCCGGCCATGGAGAAGCTCTTCGTCAGCGAGTAAAGCTCGACCGCGCATTCCTTCGCGCCCTCGGCCTGCAGGATGGAAGGCGGCTTGTAGCCGTCGAAGCCCATGTCGGCGTAGGCGAAGTCGTGGACGACGACCATCTCCCGCTCGCGACAGAAGTCGACGACGCGCTGCATGAACGCGAGGTCGACGACCGAGCCCGTCGGGTTGTGCGGGAACGAGATGACGAGCACCCTCGGCTTGGGCCAGCCGATGTCGTAGGCGGTGGTGAGGCTGTCGAGGAAGTCGCCGGCGAAGTCGGACTGCACGCGGGGGTCGGCGAGGCCGCGCATCGGCACCTGGCGCAGGTCGGCGCCCGCGAACAGCGGCCCGTAGATGTGGATCGGGTAGCTGGGGCTCGGCACGATCGCCGCGTCGCCGCGGTCGAGCAGCACCCACATCAGGTGGCTGAAGCCCTCCTTCGAGCCGATCGTGTTCGTGATCTCGAGCTCGGGGTCGAGCTGGACGCCCCAGTTGCGCAGGTACAGGTCGGCGACGGCCTCACGCAGCTTGGGCAGACCGCGGCTGAGCGAATAGCGGTGGTTGCGGGAGATGCGCGCGGCCTCGCCCAGCTTGTCGACGGCGATCGCCGGTGAGGGTATGTCCGGGTTGCCAAAGCCGAGGTCGATCACGTCGACGCCTGCCCGGCGCGCCTCGATCTTCAGGTTGTTGATGATCGTGAACACGTAGGGCGGCAGGTTCGTGATTCGCCGGAAATCCATAGGGCCTCGACGCTAGTGGCTCCTTGCGGCAGCCGAGCAGGCGGTTCGGTGTGTCACGATGCGCCCATGTCTGTGACGCCCCGCGAAGGATGCATCCACGTCGTCATCGAGATCCCGCGGGGCAGCCGCAACAAGTACGAGATCGACCACGACACGGGTCGGATCTTCCTCGACAGGCGGCTGTTCACCGCCACCACGTACCCGGCCGACTACGGGTTCGTCCCCGACACC encodes:
- a CDS encoding aminotransferase class I/II-fold pyridoxal phosphate-dependent enzyme; its protein translation is MDFRRITNLPPYVFTIINNLKIEARRAGVDVIDLGFGNPDIPSPAIAVDKLGEAARISRNHRYSLSRGLPKLREAVADLYLRNWGVQLDPELEITNTIGSKEGFSHLMWVLLDRGDAAIVPSPSYPIHIYGPLFAGADLRQVPMRGLADPRVQSDFAGDFLDSLTTAYDIGWPKPRVLVISFPHNPTGSVVDLAFMQRVVDFCREREMVVVHDFAYADMGFDGYKPPSILQAEGAKECAVELYSLTKSFSMAGWRCAFMVGNAEVVQALVKLKSYLDYGAFQPIQIAATVTMNEAPEYPAEVCAIYEARRDALIDGLTRIGWEIPKPQGSMFVWASIPEPYAEMDSVEFCSTVVRECEVALSPGVGFGPGGEGFVRFALIENEQRIAQGVRNLKRGLPKLA